Part of the Flavobacterium alkalisoli genome is shown below.
TAACAACCACCGCCCTTAAAGGGGTACTGCTTCAGGCTGCCGGTAAAATGGGCGGTATCAAAGAATTCCCCGTTGGCATCGATCCACGTCCCGAAATACATCGCCCCCATCTTGGTGGGTACGTGCTTGCGTGAGACCAGATAGGCCAGCATCTTCACCTGCCTTTTATGGTACTGCACCAAATCCCGTGCCATGACATCCCCACGGTAGCCGGTTTTCAAAAGGTTGAACGGGGTAACTGATATCGGAAAGCCCAGCAGCTCAATCTCGTCAAAAGCATCCTCAAATGGGGAGCGTTTCAGTTCGGGGAGCCTGTACTGCTGCACCGGTTCAGGAAGCAATTGCGGCTGGCGCTGCACCGGCTTAAAATGCATCATGATACGGCGGGCGGTAACCAAGAGTTCGTTCTTGTTCTTTCCAGTACAGCGGAAGGCTCCGATATAGATCAAAAGCTGCAGGCCTTCAATCCCTATAGGCACCCGGTTAATGAAATCCTCTAACGAACTATACTCTCCATTTTCAATGCGTTCGGAGACAATACAACGGGCAATTTCCCCCTGAAGCCCCTGCAGGTGCATAAAGCCCAGATAAACATCTTTTCCGTACAGGGTCGCCTCCACCTCACTTTTGTTGATGCAGGGAGTATGGATAACCGCTCCGGACATCCTCGCCTCATGCACATACACCTCGGTGCGGTAGAAACCGCCCTGATTGTTAATGACCGCCACCATGAACTCAATGGGGTAGTGCACTTTCAGGTACAGGCTCTGATAGCTTTCCACGGCATAGGAGGCCGAATGCGCCTTACAGAAGGAATACCCTGCAAAGGACTCGATCTGACGGTAAATCTCCGTGCTCAGTTCCTCTGGATGCCCTTGGGCCGCACAGGAAGCAAAAAAGTTATCCTTTACACGTTGCAACGCCGCTTTGGAACGCCCCTTGCCGCTCATGGCACGGCGCAATATGTCCCCGTCGGCTGCGGCCAGCCCCCCGTAATGCAGGGCAATCTTGATCACATCCTCCTGATAGACCATAATGCCGTAGGTTTCTCCCAGCTGCTGCTCAAAGACCGGATGGAAGTACTCGAACTTATCGGGATGGTTGTGACGGAAAATGTATTCCTTCATCATCCCGCTCTGGGCCACCCCCGGGCGTATGATGGAAGAGGCTGCCACCAGTGTCTTGTAATTATCACACTTTAATCGGCGGAGCAGCCCCCGCATGGCAGGGCTTTCGATATAAAAGCAGCCGATGGTCTTTCCCTGTCCCAAATACGTATTACAGATCGTTTCATCCTTGGAAAGGGAGGTATCGCGTATGTCCACGGTAATCCCGCGGTTCTTTTTAATGAGCCGTACCGATTCGTCAATATGTCCGATGCCCCGTTGGGAGAGGATATCGAACTTGTCAAAACCGATCTCCTCGGCCACATGCATATCAAACTGCACAATCGGAAAGCCCTTGGGCGGCAGCTCCAGTGCCGTAAAATCGGTAATGGGATCTTCCGATATCAGTATCCCGCAGGAGTGCATCGAGCGCTGGTTGGGGTATTTCTCCAGCAGCATCCCGTAACGGTGTACCAGCTTTACCACCTCATTGGTATCGTGTTGGTCCATCGAAGTACCCGATAGGGCATCGAGTTCCTCCTTCGGAAGGCCGAATACCTTACCGACCTCCCGGAATATGGATTTGTATTTGAACTCCACATTGGTACCGCAGAAAGCCACATGATCTGCCCCGTAACGGCGGAAGACATATTCCAGTATCACATCGCGCTCCTTCCAGGACCAGTCGATGTCAAAATCCGGCGGGCTTTTACGGTTCAGGTTCAAAAACCGTTCAAAATACAAATCCAGTTCGAGCGGGCAGATATCAGTAATACCCAGGCAGTAGGCAATAATGCTGTTGGCACCGCTGCCGCGCCCGATATGCAGAAAGCCCATCGAATTGCTGTAGCGGACAATATCCCAGGTAATCAGGAAATAGCCGCTGAACCCTAGTTCATCAATAACCTTCAGCTCTTTTTCCACCCGCAGGCGTGCAGCTTCATTACCACTCCCATACCGGCGCATGAGTCCCTGCTGGGCTAAACTCGTGAGTAGTTTCCGGTCGGTTTCCCGCGCTCCGGTATAGTGCTTTTTGTTGCGGGGCACCCCAAATTCATATTGAAAATCACATTGCCCGATCAGGGCAAAGGTATTCTCCAATAATTTAGGATATTGGCTGAATCGTACCATGATGTTTTCCGGTGGCAGCATCCGTTCCTCCGGCCCGCAATAATCCGAAGGCGAGAGCTTGCTGCCCAAGGTGTTCAGGTCAATGGCCCGCAGGATACGGTGCAGGTTGTATTCGGTCTTGTCTCGGAAGGTAACCGGCTGGCATACGACCATACGATCCAGCCTGTTTTTCCAACGCGATTGTATAAGTAACGATAACTCACCGCTGCGCACCCCGATATACTCGAATTCCCGCAGGGTATCCGGCGCCTTATCCATCGGATATATGACCACTACCTC
Proteins encoded:
- a CDS encoding DNA polymerase III subunit alpha; this encodes MYLNCHSFHSLRYGTIPVTELVALGKSLGITAMALTDVNTVTGIYEFYRLCREVDIKPLVGMEFREGNQLLYIALAKSRAGIAEINRHRTDHNLEGTPVPALAPEFKEVVVIYPMDKAPDTLREFEYIGVRSGELSLLIQSRWKNRLDRMVVCQPVTFRDKTEYNLHRILRAIDLNTLGSKLSPSDYCGPEERMLPPENIMVRFSQYPKLLENTFALIGQCDFQYEFGVPRNKKHYTGARETDRKLLTSLAQQGLMRRYGSGNEAARLRVEKELKVIDELGFSGYFLITWDIVRYSNSMGFLHIGRGSGANSIIAYCLGITDICPLELDLYFERFLNLNRKSPPDFDIDWSWKERDVILEYVFRRYGADHVAFCGTNVEFKYKSIFREVGKVFGLPKEELDALSGTSMDQHDTNEVVKLVHRYGMLLEKYPNQRSMHSCGILISEDPITDFTALELPPKGFPIVQFDMHVAEEIGFDKFDILSQRGIGHIDESVRLIKKNRGITVDIRDTSLSKDETICNTYLGQGKTIGCFYIESPAMRGLLRRLKCDNYKTLVAASSIIRPGVAQSGMMKEYIFRHNHPDKFEYFHPVFEQQLGETYGIMVYQEDVIKIALHYGGLAAADGDILRRAMSGKGRSKAALQRVKDNFFASCAAQGHPEELSTEIYRQIESFAGYSFCKAHSASYAVESYQSLYLKVHYPIEFMVAVINNQGGFYRTEVYVHEARMSGAVIHTPCINKSEVEATLYGKDVYLGFMHLQGLQGEIARCIVSERIENGEYSSLEDFINRVPIGIEGLQLLIYIGAFRCTGKNKNELLVTARRIMMHFKPVQRQPQLLPEPVQQYRLPELKRSPFEDAFDEIELLGFPISVTPFNLLKTGYRGDVMARDLVQYHKRQVKMLAYLVSRKHVPTKMGAMYFGTWIDANGEFFDTAHFTGSLKQYPFKGGGCYLLLGTVEVDYHFPTITISKMEKLPFIADPRYRETEEESTRTAQRLREDVSMTHRAPYPQEQEIGLPRHKMNTGSTQKKTG